Proteins encoded in a region of the Veillonella parvula genome:
- a CDS encoding GNAT family N-acetyltransferase: protein MIIQILDHITEEIKQIRVDVFTKEQGFEDEFDEIDETAKFVLLSIDGKAAGTCRYFPSDTAGDAHIGRMAVRKLYRGQHLGTKIMMAAENAIRRDGFKTCSLSAQVQAKPFYESLGYRAEGEEYLDEGCPHVMMRKVL from the coding sequence ATGATTATTCAAATCTTAGATCATATAACAGAGGAAATAAAACAAATTCGTGTCGATGTATTTACGAAAGAACAAGGGTTTGAAGACGAATTTGATGAAATCGATGAGACTGCAAAGTTTGTGCTCTTATCCATTGATGGTAAAGCAGCTGGTACGTGTCGATATTTTCCAAGTGACACAGCTGGAGATGCACATATTGGGCGCATGGCGGTACGTAAGTTGTATCGTGGACAACATTTAGGTACTAAGATCATGATGGCCGCCGAAAATGCTATTCGTCGTGACGGCTTTAAAACGTGCTCCTTGTCAGCGCAAGTACAGGCCAAACCATTCTATGAATCCCTTGGATATCGTGCTGAAGGAGAAGAATACCTAGATGAAGGCTGTCCTCACGTGATGATGCGGAAAGTATTATAA
- the aroF gene encoding 3-deoxy-7-phosphoheptulonate synthase: MIITLKQNAAAEEVSRLRGELEAQGFVIHPVEGTRYNILGLIGDTASLDARQIESLDFVDKVTRIQEPYKKANRKFHPDDSIINVGGVLIGGGHFAVMAGPCSVETPEQVLATAKACKEAGATILRGGAFKPRTSPYSFQGMGPEGLELLELAKKETDLPIVSEVMDISQLQYFDNVDMLQIGARNMQNFTLLKEVGKLNKPVLLKRGLSATYEEWLMAAEYIMSEGNEQVVLCERGIRTFETKTRNTLDVTAIPMMHELSHLPIIMDPSHAAGMSRMVRPLSLASVGGGADGLMIEVHNDPSKALCDGPQALRPDQFTSLMKEIIALRQALVECTK, encoded by the coding sequence ATGATTATTACATTGAAACAAAACGCAGCAGCGGAAGAAGTATCCCGTTTACGCGGTGAATTAGAGGCGCAAGGATTCGTTATCCATCCAGTAGAAGGTACTCGATACAATATTCTAGGACTTATCGGTGATACTGCATCTCTTGATGCCCGTCAAATCGAGTCTCTAGATTTCGTAGATAAAGTAACTCGCATTCAAGAGCCATACAAAAAAGCAAACCGCAAATTCCATCCAGATGATTCTATAATCAATGTTGGTGGTGTCCTCATCGGTGGTGGTCACTTCGCAGTAATGGCCGGTCCTTGCTCTGTGGAAACACCTGAACAAGTATTAGCCACTGCTAAAGCATGTAAAGAAGCTGGTGCCACAATTCTTCGGGGCGGCGCTTTCAAACCTCGTACATCCCCATATTCCTTCCAAGGCATGGGGCCAGAAGGCTTGGAATTGTTAGAGCTTGCTAAAAAAGAAACAGATCTTCCTATCGTTTCCGAAGTTATGGATATCTCCCAATTACAATACTTCGATAATGTAGATATGCTTCAAATCGGCGCTCGTAACATGCAAAACTTCACGCTTTTAAAAGAGGTGGGCAAATTGAATAAACCAGTTCTATTAAAACGGGGTTTATCTGCCACATACGAAGAATGGTTGATGGCTGCTGAGTACATCATGTCCGAAGGCAATGAACAAGTTGTATTATGCGAACGCGGTATCCGCACATTCGAAACTAAGACTCGCAATACCTTAGACGTAACAGCAATTCCTATGATGCATGAATTATCTCACTTGCCAATTATCATGGATCCTAGCCACGCAGCAGGTATGAGCCGCATGGTTCGCCCGCTTTCACTTGCATCCGTAGGCGGCGGTGCAGACGGACTTATGATCGAAGTTCACAATGATCCTTCCAAAGCATTATGCGATGGCCCTCAAGCATTGCGTCCAGACCAATTCACTAGCCTTATGAAAGAAATTATCGCATTGCGCCAAGCATTGGTAGAATGCACTAAATAA
- the aroB gene encoding 3-dehydroquinate synthase, whose protein sequence is MTRIHINASTPYDVVIEEGALQRITDYIKPLKPNCRVIIVSDSNVAPHYLDSVKANMEHAGYVVCDYVFPAGESSKNAHQLIDLVEYMAGQSLTRKDLLIALGGGVVGDMAGFAAATYLRGIDYVQVPTSLLAAVDSSVGGKTAVNLEAGKNLWGAFKQPILVLCDPATLNTLPDMEWINGCGEIIKYGFLDVPGLLTQLEHKPLIKHHDSVSTVIARCVQAKADIVEQDERESGVRALLNLGHTFGHGIEKASHFEVHHGYAVAIGMVLMAQGAVKHGELDVESLDKLKALIKAHDLPTTTTISKEEILAAAKHDKKSEGATIKIVVPTSYGHSELKVVTHDELATYLD, encoded by the coding sequence ATGACTCGCATTCATATTAACGCATCCACACCATATGACGTTGTCATCGAGGAAGGCGCTTTACAACGCATCACCGATTATATTAAACCATTAAAACCAAATTGTCGTGTTATCATCGTCAGTGATAGTAATGTAGCGCCCCACTATTTGGACTCTGTGAAAGCTAATATGGAACATGCAGGTTATGTTGTTTGTGATTATGTGTTTCCTGCTGGTGAAAGCTCCAAAAATGCTCATCAACTCATCGATTTAGTAGAATACATGGCGGGCCAATCATTGACTCGCAAAGACTTGCTCATCGCCCTTGGGGGCGGTGTTGTAGGCGATATGGCGGGCTTTGCAGCAGCAACCTATTTACGTGGTATCGACTATGTTCAGGTTCCTACATCTCTATTAGCCGCAGTAGACTCCTCTGTAGGTGGTAAAACAGCGGTCAATCTCGAAGCTGGGAAAAACCTCTGGGGTGCTTTCAAACAACCTATCCTCGTCCTCTGCGATCCAGCTACACTCAATACATTGCCTGATATGGAATGGATTAATGGGTGCGGCGAAATTATCAAATACGGCTTCCTCGACGTACCTGGTTTATTAACCCAACTAGAACATAAACCATTAATTAAACATCACGATAGTGTTAGTACTGTCATCGCTCGTTGCGTTCAAGCAAAAGCGGATATCGTGGAACAAGACGAACGCGAGTCTGGCGTTCGTGCCCTCTTAAACCTCGGTCATACCTTTGGTCACGGCATCGAAAAAGCAAGTCATTTCGAGGTACATCACGGTTATGCCGTTGCTATTGGTATGGTGCTCATGGCACAAGGTGCTGTCAAACATGGAGAATTAGATGTAGAGTCGTTAGACAAATTAAAGGCCCTCATCAAAGCACACGATTTGCCAACCACAACAACGATAAGCAAAGAAGAAATTCTAGCTGCCGCTAAGCACGACAAAAAAAGCGAAGGAGCAACCATTAAAATCGTAGTACCTACTAGCTATGGTCACAGCGAGCTCAAAGTAGTAACGCACGATGAACTTGCAACCTATTTAGACTGA
- the aroA gene encoding 3-phosphoshikimate 1-carboxyvinyltransferase translates to MHSVTNAIPTGTIASIPAKAHAHRTLICAALANSPSTILLSRTSKDIDATMDSLRGLGAQVVYENKVVTVTPGPVPTKGNVVPHESGTTLRLLLPVAASICNEVDVDAKGRLPDRPLEPMLGEMKAHGVTFSQDKPPFTMTGRLQGGEFGMVGDVSSQFFSGLLLAAPQCGGATITSTTPLQSSDYVTLTTTTMANFGVTVDHTPASDTVQESFAVAANTTFKGQSNYQIEGDWSNTAIWMVAAGMTGKPITITGMNKNSVQADRRIMQIMIDTGCDVVWDGMNVTVMGRAVKPIHADLEQMPDMLPVMAALACSIHGESSFVKGARLRLKESDRLEAVANLVRDLGGTVREDGDDLYIIGSGILKGGQGDCVNDHRLVMAGTLMALISENPVTLKDSEAITKSYPDFFEDWNLLGGNANGI, encoded by the coding sequence ATGCATTCCGTAACGAACGCCATCCCTACAGGGACTATCGCGTCCATTCCTGCAAAAGCTCATGCGCACCGTACACTGATTTGCGCAGCTCTCGCAAACTCGCCATCTACCATACTACTGAGCCGCACCTCTAAAGACATCGATGCAACTATGGACTCCTTGCGAGGCTTAGGCGCACAAGTTGTATATGAAAACAAAGTTGTCACTGTTACACCAGGTCCTGTGCCAACAAAGGGCAATGTAGTTCCCCATGAATCCGGTACCACATTGCGCCTCTTATTACCAGTAGCAGCGTCCATTTGTAATGAGGTAGACGTGGATGCGAAAGGGCGTTTACCAGATCGTCCTTTAGAGCCCATGCTCGGTGAAATGAAAGCTCACGGCGTAACATTCTCCCAAGATAAACCACCATTCACTATGACAGGTCGTCTACAAGGCGGTGAGTTCGGTATGGTTGGAGATGTGAGTAGCCAGTTCTTCTCTGGATTATTATTAGCAGCGCCACAATGTGGAGGTGCTACAATCACATCTACTACACCACTTCAATCTAGCGACTATGTAACATTGACGACTACAACAATGGCAAACTTCGGCGTAACAGTCGACCATACTCCCGCCTCTGACACAGTCCAAGAGTCCTTTGCAGTAGCGGCTAATACTACTTTTAAAGGTCAAAGTAATTACCAAATCGAAGGCGATTGGTCCAATACGGCTATTTGGATGGTAGCAGCGGGCATGACAGGTAAACCAATTACCATTACGGGTATGAACAAAAATTCTGTGCAAGCGGATCGTCGCATCATGCAGATTATGATTGATACCGGTTGTGATGTAGTATGGGATGGCATGAACGTAACCGTTATGGGTCGTGCAGTAAAACCAATCCATGCCGACCTCGAACAAATGCCCGATATGTTGCCAGTTATGGCAGCCCTCGCTTGCTCTATCCATGGTGAAAGCTCCTTTGTTAAGGGTGCACGCCTACGCTTGAAAGAATCCGATCGCCTCGAAGCCGTTGCTAATCTGGTCAGAGATTTAGGCGGTACGGTTCGTGAAGATGGTGATGACCTATATATCATCGGTAGTGGTATACTAAAAGGAGGACAAGGTGATTGTGTTAACGACCATCGCCTTGTTATGGCAGGTACATTGATGGCACTCATCAGTGAAAATCCTGTAACATTAAAAGATAGCGAAGCTATCACAAAATCCTATCCAGACTTCTTTGAGGACTGGAACTTACTAGGAGGTAATGCTAATGGCATCTAA
- the aroC gene encoding chorismate synthase produces the protein MASNFGKTIQVSTFGASHGYAIGGIVEGLPCGHTIDIDELQTFLKRRAPGQNQLQTQRKEADIPEFLAGMVDGMLSGSPLAFMIRNTSQHSSDYNNLRDIPRPSHADFTARMRYGDKVDMRGGGHFSARLTAPLCVAGGIALQLLREKGIEIHGHLKQVGTIQDAPIDMVHPDMKALSEIATEPIAMVDADKRSEVENLVMKLKKDGDSTGGIVEVVATGLPIGLGNPNFDGIENRLARVIFGVPAIKGVSFGGGFDMCSRLGSEVNDAFTMDGDTITTTTNNSGGIQGGITNGLPLIMQVGIKPTPSIYKEQHSVSLSQKEDILLTIKGRHDPCVALRAVPVIEAVTALVILDFLGDIDHELR, from the coding sequence ATGGCATCTAATTTCGGTAAAACCATACAAGTATCTACCTTTGGCGCGTCTCATGGGTATGCCATCGGTGGTATCGTGGAAGGTCTCCCTTGTGGACATACCATCGACATCGATGAGCTACAAACCTTCTTAAAGCGCCGTGCGCCAGGTCAAAACCAATTACAGACGCAACGTAAAGAAGCCGATATACCTGAATTCTTAGCAGGTATGGTAGATGGCATGCTCAGTGGATCTCCATTGGCATTTATGATTCGCAATACCTCTCAGCACTCTAGCGATTACAATAATTTGCGCGACATACCTCGTCCATCGCACGCAGACTTTACGGCTCGCATGCGCTACGGTGACAAGGTAGATATGCGAGGTGGCGGCCACTTCTCAGCGCGTCTAACAGCACCTCTTTGCGTGGCTGGTGGCATCGCCCTTCAACTACTACGTGAAAAAGGTATCGAAATTCACGGTCATTTAAAACAAGTTGGTACAATCCAAGATGCCCCTATCGATATGGTTCATCCAGATATGAAAGCACTTTCTGAAATCGCTACAGAACCTATCGCTATGGTCGATGCAGACAAACGTTCTGAAGTAGAAAACTTAGTCATGAAACTCAAAAAGGACGGTGACTCCACAGGCGGTATCGTTGAGGTTGTGGCTACGGGATTACCAATCGGTCTTGGCAATCCAAACTTTGACGGCATCGAGAACCGATTAGCTCGTGTTATCTTTGGCGTACCTGCCATCAAAGGTGTGTCCTTTGGAGGTGGCTTCGACATGTGTTCTCGCCTTGGCTCCGAGGTGAACGATGCTTTCACCATGGACGGCGATACAATCACAACAACTACCAATAATAGCGGTGGCATTCAAGGCGGTATCACCAACGGCTTACCCCTCATTATGCAAGTGGGCATTAAGCCTACTCCGTCCATTTATAAGGAACAACATTCTGTGTCGCTTTCACAAAAAGAGGACATATTACTCACCATCAAAGGTCGTCACGACCCATGTGTAGCACTTCGTGCAGTACCTGTTATCGAAGCCGTCACGGCCCTCGTCATTCTTGATTTCTTAGGAGATATTGACCATGAACTTAGATGA
- a CDS encoding bifunctional chorismate mutase/prephenate dehydratase, with protein sequence MNLDEVRVKINDINDQMLALFKERMELSKDVAAAKKEMNKAIYDAKRERDILDKVTKDAGPDLDLYARRFFEALFSLSRTYQSEQLFQDNEFTLKMKKAIEQSPTLPPQRGSVACAGVFGSNAQMACDKLLPLSQIHYVTGFRSVFDAVESGECQFGVLPIENSSNGSVKEVYDLLEERKCYIVRGTRLWISHDLLVKKGTKLEDIHTIISHPQALGQCSHFLDKLEGVELRSYDNTARAAQLVAASDDPGVAAIAAPQCADLYNLSPLLRNIQNSDNNYTRFICISKDFHVYPGANKISVVTTASHAPGGLGTLLTKFANIGVNLTKLESRPIVGHNFEFLFYLDLEASLADPKVLSVLAELHASQDKFRLLGNYPEN encoded by the coding sequence ATGAACTTAGATGAAGTACGCGTTAAGATTAACGATATAAACGACCAAATGCTCGCCCTCTTCAAAGAACGTATGGAACTCTCTAAGGACGTAGCGGCTGCAAAAAAGGAAATGAATAAGGCCATTTACGATGCCAAACGAGAGCGCGACATCCTCGACAAGGTAACAAAAGATGCAGGTCCAGACCTCGATCTATATGCACGCCGTTTTTTTGAGGCATTATTTAGCTTAAGTCGTACCTACCAATCCGAACAACTATTCCAAGACAATGAATTTACTTTAAAAATGAAAAAAGCCATTGAGCAATCCCCTACCTTGCCACCTCAACGGGGCAGTGTAGCTTGCGCCGGCGTATTTGGCAGCAATGCTCAAATGGCGTGTGATAAATTATTACCTCTCAGCCAAATCCATTATGTAACAGGTTTCCGTTCCGTATTCGATGCCGTAGAATCCGGCGAATGTCAATTCGGTGTATTGCCTATCGAAAACAGCTCCAATGGGTCCGTAAAAGAAGTATATGACCTCTTAGAAGAGCGCAAATGCTATATAGTCCGCGGCACGCGCCTTTGGATATCTCATGACTTGCTCGTGAAAAAAGGCACAAAACTAGAAGATATTCATACCATAATTTCCCACCCTCAAGCGTTGGGCCAATGTAGTCACTTCCTAGATAAGTTAGAAGGCGTAGAATTACGCTCCTATGACAATACGGCTCGAGCTGCGCAGCTCGTAGCGGCTAGTGATGACCCTGGAGTAGCGGCTATCGCAGCACCTCAATGTGCAGACCTATATAATTTGTCTCCATTATTGAGAAATATCCAAAACAGCGATAACAACTATACGCGCTTTATCTGCATTAGTAAGGATTTCCACGTATATCCAGGGGCCAATAAAATCTCAGTAGTAACGACTGCAAGCCATGCTCCAGGCGGGCTTGGTACATTGCTCACCAAGTTTGCTAATATCGGTGTGAACCTTACAAAACTCGAGTCCCGTCCGATCGTAGGACATAACTTTGAGTTCTTGTTCTACCTCGATTTAGAAGCATCCTTGGCAGATCCAAAAGTACTTTCCGTATTGGCAGAGCTCCACGCATCGCAAGATAAATTCCGCTTGCTCGGTAATTATCCTGAAAATTGA
- a CDS encoding shikimate kinase has protein sequence MKFGLLGRTLGHSFSPRIHNALGNTNYELFEREPSQLQEFFADPELQGTNITFPYKVNALEACDVVDPRAERIGCVNTMVRKDGKWHGYNTDYDGFVFTLEHAGINVSGKECIILGDGASSATVHVALEDLGAKSITHLSRKTAPLYTDAPNYYETAQIIINCTPIGMYPHNPASLIDIMQFSKLEGVVDLIYNPRRTVLLLQAEMMNIPYCDGLPFLVAQGVEAANHFQGESFGTKEIEQILRDVRREKENIILIGMPGVGKTTVGRAIGKEMGRTWFDVDHELEKEIGNVSTYITEQGEAAFREKEAEMIAKLGTQTGLVISTGGGCVTVPKNYAHLRQNGRIYQLTQPVEKLSTSGRVLSSGGIERLRELEETRTPMYESFAQCIVEHNRNAPETVVAILEDFEANLL, from the coding sequence ATGAAATTTGGTTTACTTGGCCGTACGTTGGGCCATAGCTTTTCCCCACGCATCCACAATGCTTTGGGAAATACTAATTATGAATTATTTGAACGAGAACCGAGCCAACTGCAAGAGTTCTTTGCAGACCCAGAATTACAAGGTACTAATATTACCTTTCCTTACAAGGTTAACGCCCTTGAAGCTTGCGATGTAGTAGACCCTCGCGCAGAACGCATTGGCTGTGTAAACACGATGGTCCGCAAAGACGGCAAATGGCACGGTTACAATACAGATTACGATGGTTTCGTATTTACTCTAGAACACGCTGGTATAAATGTATCCGGTAAAGAATGTATTATCCTTGGCGATGGTGCCTCCTCTGCTACGGTTCACGTAGCTCTTGAAGACCTAGGTGCTAAGAGCATCACGCATCTATCTCGTAAAACAGCTCCGCTCTATACTGATGCACCTAATTACTACGAAACAGCGCAAATTATTATTAACTGCACGCCTATCGGTATGTATCCGCATAATCCGGCTAGCCTAATAGATATTATGCAATTTTCCAAATTAGAAGGCGTTGTGGATCTCATCTACAATCCGCGCCGTACAGTTTTGCTTTTACAAGCAGAAATGATGAATATTCCGTACTGTGATGGTCTACCTTTCCTCGTAGCACAAGGTGTTGAGGCGGCTAATCATTTTCAAGGTGAAAGCTTTGGTACGAAAGAGATAGAACAAATCTTGCGAGATGTGCGCCGTGAAAAGGAAAATATTATCCTCATCGGTATGCCTGGTGTTGGAAAAACAACAGTAGGCAGAGCAATCGGTAAAGAGATGGGCCGTACTTGGTTTGATGTGGATCACGAGCTAGAAAAAGAAATTGGCAATGTTTCTACCTATATTACAGAACAAGGGGAGGCTGCGTTCCGTGAAAAAGAGGCAGAAATGATTGCAAAACTAGGCACTCAAACTGGCCTTGTCATCTCCACTGGTGGCGGCTGTGTAACAGTACCTAAAAACTATGCACACCTACGCCAAAATGGGCGTATTTACCAATTAACACAACCTGTAGAAAAACTATCTACTTCAGGTCGTGTTCTATCTAGTGGCGGTATAGAACGTTTACGTGAACTTGAGGAAACTCGCACCCCAATGTATGAAAGCTTTGCACAATGCATCGTGGAACATAATCGCAATGCACCAGAAACAGTGGTGGCTATTCTCGAAGACTTTGAAGCAAACTTATTGTAA
- the aroD gene encoding type I 3-dehydroquinate dehydratase: MVRIGHTVLGEKCTKICVPIVGTTMKEILDATAVACNTPCHVVELRIDYYERAHSIDAIIELLMLIKPQLKGRGLLFTWRTKGEGGERTISTQDYFTMLERLIPTGLVDAIDIELFFDQDRMLKTIEFAKVHGITIIMSNHDFHGTPSREVIVNRLIQMKEFLADVPKIAVMPHTTGDVLTLLEATAEVKALYPSDPIITMAMGELGAVTRTAGALFGNAMTFASAGKTSAPGQIDVHALKRILDTIDVDGVFDEQQHKRVKVH, encoded by the coding sequence ATGGTCCGTATCGGTCATACTGTACTCGGCGAAAAGTGTACAAAAATATGTGTGCCTATTGTGGGCACAACAATGAAAGAAATTCTAGATGCCACCGCAGTAGCATGTAATACACCGTGTCATGTCGTGGAGCTACGCATTGACTATTATGAGCGGGCCCACTCCATTGACGCTATCATTGAATTATTAATGCTCATTAAGCCACAACTGAAAGGTCGTGGGTTGCTCTTTACATGGCGTACAAAAGGTGAAGGTGGGGAAAGAACGATTTCCACACAAGATTACTTTACAATGCTAGAACGTTTGATTCCTACCGGATTGGTGGATGCTATCGATATTGAGTTATTCTTTGATCAAGATAGAATGCTTAAAACGATAGAGTTTGCTAAGGTTCATGGAATTACTATTATCATGAGTAACCATGATTTCCATGGTACGCCGAGTCGTGAAGTCATTGTAAATCGACTCATTCAAATGAAAGAGTTCTTAGCGGATGTGCCAAAGATTGCCGTTATGCCTCACACAACTGGTGATGTATTGACGCTCCTTGAAGCAACAGCCGAAGTAAAGGCTTTGTATCCTTCGGATCCAATAATTACGATGGCAATGGGAGAACTAGGTGCTGTTACACGCACTGCAGGTGCTCTATTTGGAAATGCCATGACCTTTGCTTCTGCTGGTAAAACATCAGCACCAGGGCAAATTGATGTACATGCTTTAAAACGAATTCTAGATACCATCGACGTAGATGGCGTATTTGATGAACAACAACATAAACGCGTAAAAGTACATTAA
- a CDS encoding MFS transporter: MSTSVYDARGGMRNVWIITASMTVLAICYTMIIPFLPIYLLELGVPKDDVALWSGLVFGITFLIAGIMAPIWGKIADNKGKKRMALRAGFAIASCYVLIGMVTDQYQLLMGRALVGFANGFYPAAMTMVSLSVDEKQVGRALGIFQTGLILGNVVGPFLGGAVESVVGMRPVFYISGIAVFIATLAVLFLVKEPKLNVENIASNEQSSKPVKSTSLREDFKVVQEQPVLVRLLWIFFFMQCVIMMLQPILALYVGDMQGTMEGAAIISGTILSIGGLAGSLTTNLWVRLGEHRGYFRTISYCMLGSGVVLLLQSLPVGIWWFGVLQVLIGSCIVGINPSLSAAVTLNTDPSFRGRMFGMTTTAQQFGSMVGPVFASIVSTYIGISYVFSITGLLLLYMGFQSRKLSVRHDITKNDINR; this comes from the coding sequence ATGAGTACAAGTGTATATGATGCTCGAGGTGGCATGCGCAACGTGTGGATTATCACAGCTAGTATGACGGTGTTAGCCATATGTTATACAATGATAATTCCTTTTTTGCCTATATATCTGTTGGAACTCGGTGTTCCTAAGGATGATGTGGCACTTTGGTCAGGCCTCGTCTTTGGTATTACATTCCTAATCGCTGGCATTATGGCGCCAATTTGGGGGAAAATTGCAGATAACAAGGGCAAGAAACGGATGGCTCTACGAGCTGGTTTCGCAATTGCCTCTTGTTATGTTCTCATCGGTATGGTAACGGATCAGTACCAATTGTTGATGGGCCGTGCTTTAGTAGGTTTTGCTAATGGCTTTTATCCTGCGGCGATGACCATGGTCTCCCTCAGTGTGGATGAAAAACAGGTAGGCCGTGCCCTCGGCATATTCCAAACAGGTCTAATTTTAGGTAATGTCGTCGGTCCATTTTTGGGCGGTGCCGTTGAAAGTGTTGTAGGTATGCGCCCTGTGTTTTATATTTCAGGTATAGCCGTATTCATTGCTACTTTGGCAGTATTGTTCCTTGTAAAAGAACCAAAGCTAAATGTAGAAAATATAGCTTCTAATGAACAGTCCTCAAAACCGGTAAAATCTACATCTTTACGAGAGGATTTTAAAGTAGTTCAAGAACAACCTGTATTAGTAAGACTTTTATGGATTTTCTTCTTTATGCAATGTGTGATCATGATGCTACAGCCTATCTTGGCGCTTTATGTAGGTGATATGCAAGGCACTATGGAAGGGGCTGCTATCATTTCGGGTACAATTCTTAGTATCGGTGGTTTAGCTGGTTCTTTAACGACTAACTTATGGGTGCGCCTTGGTGAGCACCGTGGCTACTTTAGAACCATTTCCTACTGTATGCTTGGTAGTGGTGTTGTTCTCTTACTTCAAAGTTTACCAGTAGGTATTTGGTGGTTTGGTGTACTACAAGTGCTAATTGGTTCTTGTATTGTGGGCATCAACCCATCTTTGAGTGCAGCCGTAACTCTCAATACGGATCCAAGCTTTAGAGGTCGCATGTTTGGTATGACGACGACAGCTCAACAATTTGGTTCTATGGTAGGGCCTGTGTTCGCAAGTATTGTATCTACCTACATTGGGATATCCTATGTATTTAGTATTACAGGTTTGTTATTACTCTATATGGGATTCCAATCACGGAAACTATCCGTGCGACATGATATAACAAAAAATGACATTAATCGTTAA
- a CDS encoding RrF2 family transcriptional regulator, with translation MKISTKGRYALRILADIAEHGVEKNVPIREIAERQGFSDKYLEGIVSRLSSAGLVKSGRGKYGGYRLVKSPAEYNVYEILYAAEDSIALVSCLEDDVEPCPMFNDCLTAPLWQYLQDEFRHVMEHVSLQDVMDHKFPTE, from the coding sequence ATGAAAATATCTACAAAGGGGCGTTATGCCTTACGGATATTGGCGGATATTGCAGAACACGGGGTAGAAAAAAATGTACCGATTCGTGAGATTGCAGAACGCCAAGGATTTTCCGATAAATATTTAGAGGGGATTGTATCTCGTTTATCCTCTGCGGGCCTTGTTAAAAGTGGACGTGGTAAATATGGAGGATATCGTTTGGTGAAATCTCCGGCTGAATACAATGTATATGAAATTTTATATGCCGCAGAGGACTCCATTGCTCTCGTGTCTTGTTTAGAAGATGATGTAGAACCGTGTCCTATGTTTAATGACTGCTTGACAGCTCCATTGTGGCAGTATTTACAAGATGAGTTCCGACATGTTATGGAACATGTTTCCTTGCAAGATGTAATGGATCACAAATTTCCAACGGAATAA